In Micromonospora sp. WMMA1363, a genomic segment contains:
- the nagA gene encoding N-acetylglucosamine-6-phosphate deacetylase, producing MTLRVTGKVVTPTGVIRQGCVEINGGRITAVAEYPSVRDGHWVLPGFVDMHTHGGGGHTFTTGEADEARAAAGFHLRHGTTTVLASLVSSPFELMRAATTAYRPLVAEGVLAGIHFEGPYLSAARCGAQNPDFLRDPSTEELAELIELGGGAVRMVTLAPERDGALTAVKLLTARGVVVAVGHTDATYDQTRAAIAAGASVATHLFNGMRPVHHREPGPVVALLGAPNVVCELVADGVHLHDGTLAFATATAGPERTALITDAMAAAGMPDGEYELGGQAVSVAAGVARLARDSAIAGSTLTMDAALRHAVTAGIAVPDAARMVATTPARAIGLGDRLGALQAGLRADLVVLDDDLKVVRVMRAGTWLD from the coding sequence ATGACGCTACGGGTGACCGGCAAGGTGGTGACTCCGACCGGAGTGATCCGGCAGGGCTGTGTGGAAATCAACGGCGGGCGGATCACAGCCGTCGCCGAGTACCCGTCGGTGCGCGACGGACACTGGGTCCTGCCCGGCTTCGTGGACATGCACACCCACGGTGGCGGCGGCCACACCTTCACCACCGGCGAGGCCGACGAGGCGCGCGCGGCGGCCGGGTTCCACCTCCGCCACGGCACCACCACCGTGCTGGCCAGTCTGGTGAGTTCGCCGTTCGAGCTGATGCGCGCCGCCACCACGGCGTACCGTCCGCTGGTCGCCGAGGGGGTGCTCGCGGGCATCCACTTCGAGGGCCCGTACCTGTCCGCGGCCCGCTGCGGAGCGCAGAACCCTGACTTCCTGCGCGACCCGTCCACCGAGGAGTTGGCCGAGCTGATCGAGTTGGGCGGCGGCGCGGTCCGGATGGTCACCCTGGCCCCGGAGCGCGACGGCGCGTTGACGGCCGTCAAGCTGCTCACCGCCCGCGGCGTGGTGGTGGCGGTCGGTCACACCGATGCCACGTACGACCAAACCCGCGCTGCCATCGCAGCCGGCGCGAGCGTCGCCACCCATTTGTTCAACGGCATGCGTCCGGTGCACCACCGCGAGCCCGGACCGGTGGTAGCCCTGCTGGGCGCCCCGAACGTCGTCTGCGAACTGGTCGCCGACGGGGTGCACCTGCACGACGGCACGCTGGCGTTCGCCACCGCCACGGCCGGTCCCGAACGGACAGCGCTGATCACCGACGCGATGGCCGCCGCCGGCATGCCCGACGGCGAGTACGAGCTGGGCGGCCAGGCCGTGTCGGTGGCAGCCGGTGTGGCCCGGCTGGCCCGGGACAGCGCGATCGCCGGCAGCACGCTGACCATGGACGCCGCGCTGCGGCACGCGGTGACGGCCGGGATCGCCGTCCCGGACGCCGCCCGGATGGTGGCCACCACTCCGGCCCGCGCGATCGGCCTCGGCGACCGCCTGGGAGCCCTCCAGGCCGGGCTCCGCGCCGACCTGGTGGTGCTCGACGACGACCTGAAGGTGGTCCGGGTGATGCGCGCCGGCACCTGGCTCGACTGA
- a CDS encoding DUF4032 domain-containing protein, which yields MRITSALVDPALLDLPWSTPLTEWPAEHLVALPQGISRHVVRFVRLGDYVYAVKETGERVAEREYDLLRALERIGFPTVEAVAIVADRQSDDGEPLDPVLITRHLQFSLPYRALFSHTLRLETMQRLLDALAALLVRMHLTGFFWGDCSLSNTLFRRDAGAFAAYLVDAETGALHRSLSNGQRGEDLEIAQVNIFGEALDLQAAGLLHDSIDPEVVSAEVVRRYQRLWHEVTYEQQVEREARHDIEGRIRRLNELGFDVAEIAVSTIDDGRYLVRPKVVDVGYHCRRLLRLTGLDAEENQARRLLNDLDAYRAECYPIDEQQAAHRWLTEVFEPVVRAVPAHLRRKLEPQEIFAQIIEYKWLLSERAGRDVGMAPAVQSYLADVLAHRPDEQAVLGGAIPTAG from the coding sequence GTGCGGATCACTTCGGCCCTCGTCGACCCGGCGCTGCTCGACCTGCCCTGGTCGACCCCGCTGACGGAGTGGCCAGCGGAACATTTGGTGGCGCTGCCCCAGGGCATCTCCCGGCACGTCGTGCGGTTCGTCCGGCTGGGCGACTACGTGTACGCGGTCAAGGAGACCGGCGAGCGGGTCGCCGAGCGGGAGTACGACCTGCTGCGCGCCCTGGAGCGGATCGGCTTCCCGACGGTGGAGGCGGTGGCGATCGTCGCCGACCGGCAGTCCGACGACGGCGAACCGCTGGACCCGGTGCTGATCACCCGGCACCTCCAGTTCTCCCTGCCGTACCGGGCGCTGTTCTCGCACACGCTGCGCCTGGAGACGATGCAGCGGCTGCTCGACGCGCTGGCCGCGCTGCTGGTGCGGATGCATCTGACCGGGTTCTTCTGGGGCGACTGCTCGCTGTCGAACACCCTGTTCCGCCGGGACGCGGGCGCCTTCGCCGCGTACCTGGTGGACGCGGAGACCGGGGCCCTGCACCGCTCGCTGTCCAACGGGCAGCGGGGGGAGGACCTGGAGATCGCCCAGGTGAACATCTTCGGCGAGGCGTTGGACCTCCAGGCCGCCGGGCTGCTGCACGACTCGATCGACCCCGAGGTGGTCAGCGCGGAGGTCGTGCGGCGCTACCAGCGGCTGTGGCACGAGGTCACCTACGAGCAGCAGGTCGAGCGGGAGGCCCGGCACGACATCGAGGGCCGGATCCGCCGGCTCAACGAGTTGGGCTTCGACGTGGCCGAGATCGCCGTGTCGACGATCGACGACGGGCGGTACCTGGTCCGACCGAAGGTGGTCGACGTCGGCTACCACTGCCGGCGGCTGCTCCGCCTGACCGGCTTGGACGCCGAGGAGAACCAGGCCCGCCGGCTGCTCAACGACCTGGACGCGTACCGGGCGGAGTGCTACCCGATCGACGAGCAGCAGGCGGCGCACCGCTGGCTGACCGAGGTCTTCGAGCCGGTGGTCCGCGCGGTCCCGGCGCACCTGCGCCGCAAGCTGGAGCCGCAGGAGATCTTCGCGCAGATCATCGAGTACAAGTGGCTGTTGTCCGAGCGGGCCGGTCGGGACGTCGGCATGGCACCGGCGGTGCAGTCGTACCTGGCGGACGTACTCGCGCACCGCCCCGACGAGCAGGCCGTGCTCGGCGGGGCGATCCCCACGGCCGGCTGA
- a CDS encoding phosphatase PAP2 family protein: protein MRETTAVWRQVRLQPVRPPGWWFDALLLAGLVALTTALTAGHLFGLDRSVADWSDAHRPAGAYWVARILNHVGQGTPLTLIAAGLGALLAVRLRSVRPMLPPVVAFGLTYLTIGPLKVWTARPAPSASVREPYLPPERTLPLFQDDLPVRFAQSYPSGHVANAIVWYGVIALLIVPVLRGFGRPVPPRLVTVVRIVPPLVVLCTTTYLGWHWLTDSVAGLLLGLLLDRLLHRVPWDDLPLPRAVDRWNRPFTSDP, encoded by the coding sequence GTGCGGGAGACCACGGCGGTATGGCGGCAGGTGCGGCTCCAGCCGGTGCGCCCGCCCGGCTGGTGGTTCGACGCCCTGTTGCTCGCCGGCCTCGTGGCCCTGACCACCGCCCTCACGGCGGGCCACCTCTTCGGTCTGGACCGCTCGGTCGCCGACTGGTCGGACGCGCATCGCCCGGCGGGGGCGTACTGGGTCGCGCGGATCCTGAACCACGTCGGGCAGGGCACCCCGTTGACGCTGATCGCCGCCGGCTTGGGCGCCCTGCTGGCGGTGCGGCTCCGGTCGGTCCGCCCCATGCTGCCGCCGGTGGTCGCGTTCGGGCTCACCTACCTGACGATCGGGCCGCTGAAGGTGTGGACGGCCCGGCCGGCGCCGAGCGCCAGCGTGCGGGAGCCGTACCTGCCGCCGGAGCGGACGCTACCGCTCTTCCAGGACGACCTGCCGGTGCGCTTCGCCCAGTCGTACCCGTCCGGGCACGTCGCCAACGCGATCGTCTGGTACGGCGTGATCGCCCTGCTGATCGTCCCAGTGCTGCGCGGTTTCGGACGCCCGGTCCCGCCCCGGTTGGTGACCGTGGTCCGGATCGTCCCACCACTGGTGGTGCTCTGCACCACCACGTACCTGGGCTGGCACTGGCTGACCGACTCGGTGGCCGGGCTGCTGCTCGGCCTGCTGCTGGACCGGCTGCTGCACCGGGTGCCGTGGGACGACCTGCCGCTTCCCCGTGCGGTCGACCGCTGGAACCGGCCGTTCACCTCGGATCCCTAG
- a CDS encoding APC family permease — translation MEQLARRLGVRDAVVIGLGSMLGAGVFVVFAPAAAAAGGYGVLAALALAGFVAFCNATSSARLAARYPESGGTYVYGRERLGPYAGFLAGWGFVVGKTASCAAMALTIGAYLWPEQARLVAVAAVVAVTAVNLRGVAKTATATRILVVVVLAVLTLVAVTGAADVSLGRLDAPGGTARGILTAAGLLFFAFAGYARVATLGEEVRDPERTIPKAVPLALGLALAIYLTLAVITLGVLGPARLAGSAAPLADVVTAAGLPGLAWVVRAGAAVAVTGVLLSLVAGVGRTTLAMARRRDLPAALAAIHPAHQVPHRAELAVAAVVIVAVLLGDVRDAIGFSSVTVLVYYAVTNASALTLGRDPERKLPVQALAVAGLAGCLLLAVNLPLPSMLAGFAVLTLGALWHTLRPTRR, via the coding sequence GTGGAGCAACTGGCGCGCCGGCTCGGCGTACGTGACGCGGTGGTCATCGGTCTCGGCTCGATGCTCGGCGCGGGCGTCTTCGTGGTCTTCGCCCCCGCCGCGGCGGCGGCCGGCGGCTACGGTGTGCTGGCGGCGCTCGCGCTCGCCGGCTTCGTCGCCTTCTGCAACGCGACCAGTTCGGCCCGGCTCGCCGCCCGGTACCCCGAGTCCGGCGGCACCTACGTCTACGGCCGGGAGCGCCTCGGCCCGTACGCCGGGTTCCTGGCCGGCTGGGGATTCGTCGTCGGCAAGACCGCGAGCTGCGCGGCGATGGCGCTGACCATCGGGGCGTACCTCTGGCCGGAGCAGGCCCGGCTCGTCGCGGTCGCCGCGGTCGTCGCGGTGACCGCCGTGAACCTGCGCGGCGTCGCCAAGACCGCGACCGCCACCCGGATCCTGGTGGTGGTCGTGCTGGCCGTGCTGACCCTGGTCGCGGTGACCGGCGCGGCCGACGTCTCGCTCGGCCGGCTCGACGCCCCGGGCGGCACCGCCCGGGGCATCCTCACCGCCGCCGGCCTGCTCTTCTTCGCCTTCGCCGGGTACGCCCGCGTCGCCACCCTCGGCGAGGAGGTCCGCGACCCGGAGCGGACCATCCCCAAAGCGGTGCCGCTGGCGCTCGGCCTGGCACTGGCGATCTACCTGACACTGGCCGTGATCACCCTCGGCGTGCTCGGGCCGGCACGGCTCGCCGGCTCGGCCGCGCCCCTGGCCGACGTGGTGACCGCCGCCGGGCTACCCGGCCTCGCCTGGGTGGTCCGCGCCGGGGCGGCCGTCGCCGTGACCGGGGTGCTCCTCAGCTTGGTGGCCGGGGTCGGCCGCACCACCCTCGCCATGGCCCGCCGCCGCGATTTACCCGCCGCGCTGGCCGCCATCCACCCGGCCCACCAGGTGCCCCACCGCGCCGAACTGGCCGTCGCCGCCGTGGTGATCGTCGCGGTGCTGCTCGGCGACGTCCGCGACGCGATCGGCTTCTCCAGCGTCACCGTGCTGGTCTACTACGCCGTCACCAACGCCTCGGCACTCACGCTGGGACGCGACCCGGAGCGGAAGCTGCCGGTCCAGGCGCTCGCCGTGGCCGGACTGGCCGGCTGCCTGCTACTCGCGGTCAACCTGCCACTGCCCAGCATGCTCGCCGGCTTCGCCGTCCTCACCCTCGGCGCCCTCTGGCATACCCTCCGCCCCACGCGCCGTTGA